Proteins found in one Oryza glaberrima chromosome 4, OglaRS2, whole genome shotgun sequence genomic segment:
- the LOC127771612 gene encoding disease resistance protein Pik-2-like: protein MELAVGASASTMKSLLSKLGGLLGQEYTLIRGVRGDIQYINDELASMQAFLINLGSGDKEHDAQIKDWMKQIRDIAYDIEDCVDDFAHRLPKDPGGEVRCSFIRTVIQDVLTWYPRRDIAAKIVELKNRAEQIGARRTRYGVPDPQPGTNNGVDADEAAFLAAENQVAARQIVGVKEPVGMADAKKKLEPWIKDSTKKGRSVLSIVGFGGVGKTTVAMDLYRKFGGQFDHRASVNVSQKFELESILKEILNQVKPQVAAQKGDRARRRTKTDSGENNKIREELRQHLKGKRYFLVIDDVWSASAWEEIRNCLPSDEARSIIIVTTRFQAVASICIRDKNDLLHKVEHLHDKESKILLEESVSESKHSTKDKGLINPTENILKLCNGLPLVIVTLAGLVACRRDKFDKQWEDISKFLPQQLVNCHTPEGVKKILNYCYNELPGDLRTCSLYLSVFPKAHKISRKRLTRRWIAEGFVSEKHGQSIEELAESYFNQLIRRKILRPVEHNNNGKVKTCQVHDMVLEYIIAKSSEENFITVVGGHWLMPTPRNKVRRLSLHSTDLKHVKETTSRINLSHLRSLTVFGNLSQLASLSFKYGILQVLDLQDCKGFKKHHVKAIFKMLFLKYLNLRRTDVKYIPTKIGKLKYLETLDIRETDVRDLPDAIVQLEKLTEILGGNKHTQEALKLPKEIEKKPMKSLQTLSGIEIIPELTAVPDLHEYTGLKKLAIYKLNIKEKDANFRTFLSSIEYLGGCSLGTLVIHDEASDFLNSLDSMTSPPKYLSELELHGMLIKVPHWISYLGDLRMLTLSMSVLRTDTLQLLGQLGSLFSLTFSFNTRDQIPYLEEILYKNKSDSNGEIVIPNSGFKNLKLLRLYTPVLPLLIFSEEAMPELERLHMRFKVLEGIFGMETLVKLHEVHLEVNEKAGKFTKSVIADLAKAARKYSNKPRVIVDEYYDKLK from the exons ATGGAGCTGGCTGTGGGTGCTTCGGCATCCACCATGAAATCCCTTCTGAGCAAGCTGGGTGGCCTTCTTGGGCAGGAGTACACTCTGATCAGGGGCGTCCGCGGCGACATCCAGTACATCAACGACGAGCTGGCCAGCATGCAGGCGTTCCTCATCAACCTCGGCTCCGGCGACAAGGAGCACGACGCCCAGATCAAGGACTGGATGAAGCAGATCCGTGACATTGCCTACGACATCGAGGACTGCGTCGACGACTTCGCCCACCGCCTCCCCAAGGATCCCGGCGGAGAAGTCCGCTGCTCCTTCATCAGGACGGTCATACAGGATGTGCTCACATGGTACCCTCGCCGCGACATCGCCGCTAAGATTGTTGAGCTCAAGAACCGGGCTGAACAGATCGGCGCGCGGCGAACCAGGTACGGCGTCCCCGACCCGCAGCCTGGGACGAACAACGGCGTAGATGCAGACGAAGCTGCATTTCTCGCTGCGGAGAACCAGGTGGCTGCCCGCCAGATCGTCGGCGTGAAGGAGCCCGTGGGCATGGCCGACGCCAAAAAGAAGCTCGAGCCATGGATCAAAGATTCAACCAAGAAGGGTAGGAGCGTGCTGTCCATCGTGGGTTTTGGTGGGGTGGGGAAGACCACCGTCGCCATGGATCTGTATCGCAAATTTGGGGGCCAATTCGACCACCGGGCGTCGGTCAACGTGTCCCAGAAATTCGAGCTCGAATCGATCCTCAAGGAGATCTTGAATCAAGTGAAGCCGCAGGTCGCCGCCCAGAAAGGGGATCGAGCAAGAAGACGAACCAAGACTGATTCTGGTGAAAATAATAAGATCAGGGAAGAGCTGCGGCAGCATCTGAAAGGAAAAAG ATACTTTCTTGTAATTGATGATGTATGGTCGGCATCTGCATGGGAGGAAATTCGAAACTGTTTGCCCTCAGATGAAGCAAGGAGCATAATTATTGTCACCACTCGTTTTCAAGCTGTTGCCTCAATATGCATCCGTGACAAAAATGACCTTCTTCATAAAGTTGAGCATCTCCATGATAAAGAATCCAAAATATTGCTTGAAGAGAGTGTGTCCGAATCCAAGCATAGCACAAAAGATAAAGGGCTGATCAACCCCACAGAAAATATATTGAAACTATGTAATGGTCTACCTCTGGTCATTGTTACCCTCGCTGGTCTTGTAGCCTGCAGACGAGACAAATTTGACAAACAGTGGGAAGACATTTCCAAGTTCTTGCCACAACAATTAGTTAACTGTCATACCCCTGAAGGTGTTAAAAAGATACTTAATTACTGCTACAATGAGTTACCAGGTGACCTGAGGACCTGTTCACTGTATTTAAGTGTATTTCCAAAGGCTCACAAAATTAGTAGGAAGCGTCTGACCCGTCGATGGATAGCAGAAGGTTTTGTTAGTGAGAAGCATGGGCAGAGTATCGAGGAGCTCGCAGAGTCATATTTCAATCAGCTCATTAGAAGGAAGATTCTTCGACCGGTAGAGCACAACAACAATGGGAAAGTGAAGACATGCCAAGTTCATGACATGGTTCTTGAGTACATCATAGCCAAGTCAAGTGAAGAGAATTTTATCACCGTGGTAGGAGGACACTGGCTCATGCCAACACCAAGGAACAAGGTGCGCAGGTTATCTCTTCACAGCACTGATCTGAAGCATGTCAAGGAGACAACCAGTAGAATCAACTTGTCTCATCTACGTTCGCTAACAGTTTTCGGTAACTTGAGCCAGCTGGCATCCCTTTCTTTTAAATATGGAATATTGCAAGTGCTTGATCTTCAAGATTGCAAGGGCTTCAAGAAGCATCATGTAAAGGCAATATTCAAAATGCTTTTTCTGAAGTACCTGAATCTTCGAAGGACGGATGTTAAATATATCCCTACGAAGATTGGGAAGCTCAAGTACTTAGAGACCTTAGACATAAGAGAGACAGATGTTAGAGATCTGCCTGATGCTATAGTCCAGCTTGAGAAGCTGACTGAAATACTAGGGGGAAACAAACACACACAAGAAGCACTCAAGTTGCCGAAAGAGATTGAGAAGAAACCAATGAAATCCTTGCAAACACTGTCAGGAATTGAGATTATCCCAGAACTTACTGCTGTCCCAGATCTTCATGAGTACACTGGGCTAAAGAAGCTTGCGATTTACAAGCTCAATATCAAGGAGAAGGATGCAAACTTCAGGACCTTCCTCTCTTCCATTGAATACCTTGGTGGCTGCTCACTTGGAACTCTCGTGATTCATGATGAGGCCTCAGACTTCCTCAACTCACTGGATTCCATGACTTCACCTCCCAAGTACCTCAGTGAGCTTGAGTTGCACGGGATGTTGATCAAGGTTCCACATTGGATATCATATCTGGGTGATCTCAGGATGCTAACTCTTTCAATGTCAGTTCTCCGGACAGACACCCTCCAGCTCCTTGGCCAGCTAGGGTCATTGTTCTCTCTCACCTTCTCATTCAATACCAGAGACCAGATTCCCTATCTGGAGGAAATCCTTTACAAGAACAAATCAGACTCCAATGGCGAGATCGTCATCCCAAATAGTGGATTCAAGAACCTGAAGCTGCTCCGACTTTACACGCCGGTTCTTCCTCTTCTGATCTTTTCGGAGGAGGCGATGCCAGAGCTTGAGAGGCTGCATATGAGATTTAAGGTGCTGGAAGGCATCTTTGGCATGGAAACGCTTGTTAAACTCCATGAGGTGCATTTGGAAGTGAACGAAAAAGCAGGTAAATTCACCAAGTCAGTGATAGCAGATTTGGCAAAGGCAGCAAGGAAGTATTCCAATAAACCAAGAGTAATCGTTGATGAGTACTATGACAAACTTAAATGA